The candidate division KSB1 bacterium genome window below encodes:
- a CDS encoding HNH endonuclease, with the protein MDMIHSHVLVLNQNYEPMTITNVKKAIILIFLGKAELVEQNDGYINSVRDRYPLPSIVRLTRFINVPRKRIILSRKNIIKRDNHQCQYCGTRSGPVTIDHVIPKVRGGEDSWENLVCACVKCNNKKGNRTPEEAGMRLAKKPQRPNYLFFIRYYVGNIDHRWKPYLYMN; encoded by the coding sequence TGATACACTCACATGTGTTGGTGCTGAATCAAAATTATGAGCCGATGACCATCACAAATGTGAAGAAGGCCATTATTTTGATCTTTCTCGGCAAGGCGGAGCTGGTCGAGCAGAATGATGGATATATTAACTCGGTTCGCGACCGCTATCCGCTGCCCAGCATCGTTCGGTTGACTCGTTTCATCAATGTGCCGCGGAAACGGATTATCCTTTCGCGGAAGAACATTATTAAACGGGATAACCATCAGTGCCAATATTGTGGGACGCGATCCGGGCCGGTGACCATCGATCATGTCATTCCAAAGGTCCGGGGCGGCGAAGATAGTTGGGAAAATTTGGTTTGTGCCTGTGTTAAATGTAACAATAAAAAAGGCAATCGGACGCCTGAAGAGGCTGGGATGCGATTGGCCAAAAAACCGCAGCGCCCAAATTATCTGTTCTTCATCCGCTATTATGTTGGCAACATCGATCATCGCTGGAAGCCCTATCTTTATATGAATTGA